One genomic region from Cucumis melo cultivar AY chromosome 9, USDA_Cmelo_AY_1.0, whole genome shotgun sequence encodes:
- the LOC103503720 gene encoding uncharacterized protein LOC103503720 isoform X14 has product MGKNPKSSAHPVATLQSKPYEDSYEGERLDELLLSIQREIKTARGLNAESLPEKFWLKKQFAIGVNEVTRALERMTPCGDSARLMNPNYKACKVKLQVVYSVIYVGQCYLGFRLVGSRSLVFKTCVVSFPINIMLDT; this is encoded by the exons ATGGGAAAGAACCCTAAATCTTCTGCTCATCCTGTTGCAACCCTTCAATCCAAACCTTACGAAGA TTCCTACGAAGGTGAACGTCTCGATGAGTTGCTACTGTCGATTCAGAG AGAGATAAAGACAGCTAGAGGTTTGAATGCGGAATCCTTGCCGGAAAAATTTTGGCTTAAG AAACAGTTTGCAATTGGAGTTAATGAGGTTACTAGAGCTCTTGAACGGATGACACCATGTGGGGATTCTGCTCGCTTAATGAACCCTAATTATAAGGCGTGTAAAGTCAAGCTTCAGGTAGTCTACTCGGTTATTTATGTTGGGCAATGCTATCTTGGGTTTAGACTC GTTGGTTCAAGAAGTCTTGTGTTCAAAACTTGTGTTGTTTCCTTCCCAATTAacattatgttagatacctAG
- the LOC103503720 gene encoding uncharacterized protein LOC103503720 isoform X13, whose protein sequence is MGKNPKSSAHPVATLQSKPYEDSSYEGERLDELLLSIQREIKTARGLNAESLPEKFWLKKQFAIGVNEVTRALERMTPCGDSARLMNPNYKACKVKLQVVYSVIYVGQCYLGFRLVGSRSLVFKTCVVSFPINIMLDT, encoded by the exons ATGGGAAAGAACCCTAAATCTTCTGCTCATCCTGTTGCAACCCTTCAATCCAAACCTTACGAAGA CAGTTCCTACGAAGGTGAACGTCTCGATGAGTTGCTACTGTCGATTCAGAG AGAGATAAAGACAGCTAGAGGTTTGAATGCGGAATCCTTGCCGGAAAAATTTTGGCTTAAG AAACAGTTTGCAATTGGAGTTAATGAGGTTACTAGAGCTCTTGAACGGATGACACCATGTGGGGATTCTGCTCGCTTAATGAACCCTAATTATAAGGCGTGTAAAGTCAAGCTTCAGGTAGTCTACTCGGTTATTTATGTTGGGCAATGCTATCTTGGGTTTAGACTC GTTGGTTCAAGAAGTCTTGTGTTCAAAACTTGTGTTGTTTCCTTCCCAATTAacattatgttagatacctAG